From the genome of Paucidesulfovibrio longus DSM 6739, one region includes:
- the sppA gene encoding signal peptide peptidase SppA: protein MPSIRSRCILPTLLLAALAALAACSPRITLFPDGSEPLVEQVLQGKGDEKVLLIDASGVVSDEPRQGMLGSRPSMVQEIASRLKLAEEDDSVRAVILKIDSPGGGVTASDILHHELTEFRRRTDKPLVALLMDVAASGGYYIALPADRIVAHPTSVTGSVGAVFFMPRVNGLMDLLGVQVDVAKSGRNKDMGSPFRAATDEERALAQALIDEMGGRFQSLVREARRLDDQTMRTVATARVFTAPQALKLGLVDRLGYLQDALQEAEKLAKLPENAKLVVYRSSLQANDTPYNAAAGLSLDRPALVDAGIFDAALQRSFPKQAGVYYLWLPGYD, encoded by the coding sequence ATGCCCAGCATCCGATCCCGCTGCATCCTGCCGACGCTGCTCCTGGCCGCCCTCGCCGCGCTGGCAGCCTGCTCGCCGCGCATCACGCTCTTCCCGGACGGCAGCGAGCCGCTTGTGGAACAGGTTCTCCAGGGCAAAGGGGATGAGAAAGTTCTGCTCATCGACGCCAGCGGCGTGGTCTCGGACGAACCACGGCAAGGCATGCTCGGCTCGCGGCCCAGCATGGTCCAGGAAATCGCCAGCCGTCTGAAGCTGGCGGAAGAGGACGACTCCGTCCGCGCCGTGATCCTCAAGATCGATTCCCCCGGAGGCGGCGTCACGGCCAGCGACATCCTGCACCACGAACTGACCGAGTTCCGCAGACGCACGGACAAGCCCCTGGTCGCGCTGCTCATGGACGTGGCCGCTTCCGGCGGCTACTACATCGCCCTGCCCGCGGACCGCATCGTGGCCCACCCCACCAGCGTGACGGGTTCCGTGGGCGCGGTCTTCTTCATGCCCCGCGTGAACGGACTCATGGACCTTCTGGGCGTGCAGGTGGACGTGGCCAAGTCCGGGCGCAACAAGGACATGGGCTCCCCCTTCCGCGCGGCCACGGACGAGGAACGCGCACTCGCCCAGGCCCTCATCGACGAAATGGGCGGCAGGTTCCAAAGCCTCGTGCGCGAAGCGCGCCGCCTCGACGACCAGACCATGCGCACCGTGGCCACGGCCCGCGTGTTCACCGCGCCGCAGGCCCTGAAGCTCGGCCTGGTGGACCGCCTCGGCTATCTCCAGGACGCCCTGCAAGAGGCCGAAAAGCTCGCCAAGCTGCCCGAGAACGCAAAGCTCGTGGTCTACCGCAGCTCGCTCCAGGCCAACGACACGCCCTACAACGCCGCCGCCGGACTATCCCTGGACCGCCCGGCGCTCGTGGACGCGGGAATCTTCGACGCAGCCCTGCAACGTTCTTTCCCGAAGCAGGCGGGCGTCTATTACCTCTGGCTTCCAGGATACGATTGA
- a CDS encoding PocR ligand-binding domain-containing protein: MTITDLAPIEAWEALERELHDKYGLNAAVNGADGMRVTSYANWCNQLCPRIKGDPKGLSAICAVAGRHFSQFCTEARKPLIDECDACLTKVAVPVLKNGEYLGCAGGCGALMQDSEVETFLVSKSLDMDEDEVEKLAATAPVLTPERADEIVAFLKKRLVELGADPVQD; the protein is encoded by the coding sequence ATGACGATTACCGATCTCGCCCCGATAGAAGCATGGGAAGCGCTGGAGCGCGAACTTCATGACAAATACGGCCTGAACGCCGCCGTGAACGGCGCGGACGGCATGCGCGTCACGTCCTATGCCAACTGGTGCAACCAGCTCTGCCCGCGCATCAAGGGCGATCCCAAGGGACTTTCCGCCATCTGCGCCGTGGCCGGGCGGCACTTCAGCCAGTTCTGCACCGAGGCCCGCAAGCCCCTCATCGACGAATGCGACGCCTGCCTGACCAAGGTGGCCGTGCCCGTGCTCAAGAACGGGGAATACCTCGGCTGCGCGGGCGGCTGCGGAGCGCTCATGCAGGACAGCGAAGTGGAAACCTTCCTCGTGTCCAAGTCCCTGGACATGGACGAGGACGAGGTCGAAAAGCTCGCGGCCACCGCGCCCGTGCTCACCCCGGAACGCGCGGACGAAATCGTGGCCTTCCTCAAGAAGCGTCTCGTGGAACTCGGCGCCGACCCGGTTCAGGATTAG